Proteins encoded in a region of the Methylobacterium radiotolerans JCM 2831 genome:
- a CDS encoding CCA tRNA nucleotidyltransferase yields the protein MSRALDPTGLSALLERPGVRRVLAALDAPGAETRLVGGCVRDALLGAQTADIDMATTHRPEAVMRAAQRAHGLKAVPTGIEHGTVTLVTEDGPIEVTTLREDVETDGRHAVVRFGTDFLRDAERRDFTVNALSLGADGSLHDPVGGRPDLAAGRVRFIGDPATRIREDALRILRFFRFHARFGAGAPDAAALAACVAARDSLDRLSRERVRAEFLKLLAAPGGPALVTTLSATGLLARITGGVGELGRLARAAGAGLPPVKRLAALAVGARHDADRLRERLRLSKSEHGHLLGYAEVLADLHGCAVLDAVAARALAARHGLSCLADTLAILAGEPRPAVTEAARAALRALEGEGASPAFPLAGADLVAAGVAPGPGIGRGLAAARKVWLERGCPTDAAARADLLARALESAR from the coding sequence GTGAGCCGCGCCCTCGATCCGACGGGCCTGAGCGCGCTGCTCGAACGCCCGGGGGTGCGCCGCGTCCTCGCCGCCCTGGACGCGCCGGGCGCGGAGACCCGCTTGGTCGGCGGCTGCGTCCGCGACGCGCTCCTCGGCGCGCAGACCGCCGACATCGACATGGCGACCACGCATCGGCCCGAGGCGGTGATGCGGGCGGCGCAGCGGGCGCACGGCCTCAAGGCGGTGCCGACCGGCATCGAGCACGGCACCGTCACCCTGGTGACCGAGGACGGGCCGATCGAGGTCACGACCCTGCGCGAGGACGTCGAGACCGACGGGCGGCACGCGGTCGTCCGCTTCGGCACCGACTTCCTGCGCGACGCCGAGCGCCGGGACTTCACCGTCAACGCGCTCTCCCTCGGCGCCGACGGGAGCCTGCACGACCCGGTGGGCGGCCGCCCCGACCTCGCGGCCGGGCGGGTGCGCTTCATCGGTGACCCGGCGACACGGATCCGCGAGGACGCCCTGCGGATCCTGCGCTTCTTCCGCTTCCATGCCCGGTTCGGTGCCGGCGCGCCCGACGCCGCGGCCCTGGCTGCCTGCGTGGCCGCGCGGGACAGCCTCGACCGGCTCTCGCGCGAGCGCGTGCGCGCGGAGTTCCTGAAGCTGCTGGCGGCCCCCGGCGGCCCGGCCCTGGTGACGACGCTGAGCGCGACCGGCCTGCTGGCGCGGATCACCGGCGGCGTCGGGGAACTCGGGCGGCTCGCGCGCGCCGCCGGGGCGGGCCTGCCCCCGGTGAAGCGCCTCGCGGCTCTCGCCGTCGGTGCCCGGCACGACGCCGACCGGCTGCGCGAGCGGCTGCGTCTCTCGAAGAGCGAGCACGGACACCTCCTCGGCTACGCCGAGGTGCTGGCCGATCTCCACGGATGCGCGGTGCTGGACGCGGTCGCGGCGCGGGCCCTGGCGGCGCGGCACGGGCTGTCGTGCCTGGCCGATACGCTGGCGATCCTGGCCGGAGAGCCGCGGCCCGCGGTGACGGAGGCGGCGCGGGCGGCCCTGCGGGCCCTGGAGGGGGAGGGGGCGTCGCCGGCCTTCCCCCTGGCGGGTGCGGATCTGGTGGCGGCCGGGGTGGCGCCAGGCCCCGGCATCGGGCGTGGGCTGGCCGCGGCGCGGAAAGTCTGGCTGGAGCGGGGCTGCCCGACGGACGCCGCCGCGCGGGCCGACCTGCTGGCGCGGGCGCTGGAGAGCGCCCGCTGA